A section of the Pochonia chlamydosporia 170 chromosome 2, whole genome shotgun sequence genome encodes:
- a CDS encoding hydrophobic surface binding protein A domain-containing protein, with protein sequence MISLTKLLLLVLPVTSASVIPRDINQVHHDITQELGPQWTSLNKDVNGFPASGLTGAVTIASSMTTLASMTNTATVNVKSGRSFDAAGGTTVIAELQAIIPTILSTLGTLGSQAPAWTSIPGGMALVLNQLQSLNKTSSDYLDAIKAAEPFPLQAGAVAVKVQIMGAFISAIAPYSSE encoded by the coding sequence ATGATTTCTCTCACGAAGCTCCTCCTTCTGGTCTTACCCGTTACTTCTGCATCCGTCATTCCTCGCGATATCAACCAGGTGCACCACGACATCACCCAAGAACTCGGGCCGCAGTGGACATCTCTTAACAAGGACGTCAATGGCTTCCCTGCAAGTGGCCTGACGGGGGCTGTTACTATCGCCAGCAGCATGACCACCCTGGCCAGCATGACAAACACTGCGACcgtcaatgtcaagagtGGTCGTTCCTTTGACGCAGCAGGTGGTACTACGGTAATTGCCGAACTGCAGGCCATAATTCCCACGATCCTTTCGACGCTGGGGACTCTAGGATCCCAAGCACCCGCTTGGACCTCAATTCCCGGTGGAATGGCCTTGGTACTGAATCAGCTTCAATCTCTCAACAAGACGTCCAGTGACTATCTGGATGCGATAAAGGCAGCTGAGCCTTTCCCCCTACAGGCCGGGGCGGTTGCCGTCAAGGTTCAAATTATGGGTGCATTCATTAGTGCTATTGCCCCCTACTCCTCAGAGTGA
- a CDS encoding hydrophobic surface binding protein A domain-containing protein, producing the protein MRAAAKIVIVISVASAASIFGRGATTVTNAINQQIGPLLTEASDDIKEFPASGQIGAFNISQDLLSLSQAFDATTVDVQSSGSFSEKDGSTILASFQALVPTFLGALSTLTSQKKAWATTLPNGQGFIIDHVVRWNDSSIAFMSSVKQALPDTLGPSADSATAQLSGAFTNFFAFSI; encoded by the coding sequence ATGCGAGCTGCTGCGAAAATTGTCATCGTAATTTCTGTCGCCTCAGCGGCTTCCATCTTCGGTCGAGGCGCGACGACAGTCACCAATGCTATCAACCAACAGATTGGTCCACTATTGACCGAGGCCAGTGACGATATAAAAGAATTCCCTGCTAGTGGCCAAATTGGCGCATTTAATATTAGCCAAGACTTGCTGTCTCTCTCTCAAGCCTTTGACGCAACCACAGTTGACGTCCAGTCCAGCGGCTCATTCTCTGAAAAAGATGGCTCCACGATTCTAGCTTCTTTCCAAGCACTGGTTCCGACTTTTCTTGGCGCACTATCTACTCTGACATCACAAAAAAAGGCTTGGGCAACTACTCTTCCAAATGGACAAGGATTTATTATAGATCACGTTGTGAGGTGGAATGATTCCAGCATTGCCTTTATGAGCTCCGTGAAACAAGCTTTGCCTGATACCCTGGGTCCCTCGGCTGATAGCGCGACAGCCCAATTATCTGGTGCTTTCACCAacttctttgccttttcgaTCTAG
- a CDS encoding protein incorporated later into tight junctions domain-containing protein — protein MQLSLISLAFMALTPVLADLTPDPTACASLIGTAPTPPPELISVVLDATQADPCHPTTPAIPSSLRSAFSSYESAASSWKKENGSKASQLCRMTHTFSFSLSTTYSIGDFCSSSTKGGQTGTGTGEGATATATGNGGTAATSSTSTGGARQTDFAMAAVAAAGFAIAAL, from the coding sequence atgcAGTTAAGCCTCATTTCACTCGCCTTTATGGCCTTGACTCCCGTCCTCGCAGACCTGACCCCCGATCCGACTGCGTGCGCATCCCTCATCGGCACAGCTCCAACGCCGCCTCCTGAGCTCATCTCTGTCGTACTCGATGCGACTCAAGCAGATCCGTGCCATCCCACAACGCCTGCCATTCCATCTAGTCTCCGGTCTGCGTTCTCGAGCTACGAATCTGCAGCATCGTCgtggaagaaagaaaatggATCCAAGGCTTCCCAGCTCTGTCGCATGACCCATACATTTAGCTTCAGCCTGTCTACTACCTATTCTATCGGTGACTTCTGCAGCTCGAGTACCAAGGGAGGGCaaacaggaacaggaacaggagAAGGcgcgactgcgactgcgaccGGTAATGGAGGTACTGCAGCTACAAGCAGCACATCAACTGGCGGTGCTCGCCAGACCGACTTTGCTATGGCTGCCGTTGCCGCGGCCGGTTTCGCCATTGCGGCCCTATAA
- a CDS encoding vacuolar H+\/Ca2+ exchanger (similar to vacuolar H\/Ca2 exchanger Pyrenophora tritici-repentis Pt-1C-BFP XP_001937398.1), translated as MSQGGRSHGASNAAPPDERSALLPTSEAQHHHSNGATSHHENEGESGRHGFHPATFLKVLWRSSCTASMLVNLLWPVVPVAFVLQLFHGLHLWKFATAYIAVIPSANLLGFAGQEFSRKMPKVAGILIETTFGSVIEIILFIVLICKHTVDSPETNGDEGNLIPIIQAAILGSILTNLLLCLGLCFFFGGLRQATQKFHSVVSEVGTGLLLVAAFGLLIPSAFFSALKGSTVDAPSEIALLHEKFTKAKLQADVLQISQATSIALIVAFALYLWFQARSQHTIFDEVIEQDEHQDADRHHDLAKPKFTMTEALFAIALALVLVTSLLIFLVEKIEHVVESGVPDQFLGLILLPLVEKAAEHLTAIDEAWDGVINVALYHCLGPSIQTALFNGPLVVIVAWAIGKPMDLNFEIFMICLLVLSILVVGNFLRDGESNWLEGALLVIIYAIVAIACWYYPNPDVAISNGAQSSQEIDVALLKDSIRLMQEYLQKAS; from the exons ATGTCTCAAGGCGGCCGTTCCCACGGAGCATCCAACGCGGCCCCTCCTGATGAGAGGAGCGCTCTTCTTCCAACATCAGAGGCgcagcaccaccactccAACGGCGCTACCAGTCATCATGAGAACGAAGGCGAAAGTGGAAGGCATGGATTCCATCCAGCAACTTTCCTCAAAGTTCTGTGGCGGAGCTCATGCACGGCGTCTATGCTGGTCAATCTACTCTGGCCCGTGGTGCCAGTGGCCTTTGTGCTGCAGCTCTTCCATGGTCTGCATCTGTGGAAGTTTGCAACGGCATACATTGCCGTCATTCCATCGGCGAACCTACTAGGATTTGCGGGCCAAGAGTTCAGCCGTAAAATGCCAAAAGTGGCGGGCATACTAATCGAGACGACTTTTGGTTCCGTCATTGAGATTATCCTCTTTATCGTTCTCATCTGTAAGCACACGGTTGATTCGCCCGAAACGaatggcgatgaaggcaACCTCATACCCATCATACAAGCCGCCATTCTGGGCAGTATTTTGACCAATTTGCTTCTCTGTCTTGGCCtgtgcttcttctttggaggTCTTCGTCAGGCAACCCAGAAGTTCCACAGCGTGGTTTCTGAAGTCGGCACAGGACTTTTGCTTGTTGCGGCGTTTGGCTTGCTTATACCCAGTGCATTCTTTTCTGCCTTGAAGGGCTCTACTGTTGATGCCCCTTCCGAAATTGCCTTGCTTCACGAGAAATtcaccaaagccaagctcCAAGCCGATGTCCTGCAAATCAGCCAAGCAACCTCCATTGCTTTAATCGTGGCCTTTGCACTGTATCTCTGGTTTCAGGCACGAAGTCAACACACCATTTTCGACGAGGTTATCGAACAAGATGAACACCAAGATGCCGACCGGCATCATGATTTGGCCAAGCCCAAGTTTACCATGACAGAAGCTTTATTTGCCATTGCTCTCGCACTCGTTCTTGTCACATCACTACTTATATTCCTGGTCGAAAAGATTGAGCATGTTGTGGAAAGTGGTGTTCCCGACCAATTCCTGGGTTTGATCCTTCTCCCTCTTGTTGAGAAAGCCGCCGAGCATTTGACTGCAATTGACGAGGCGTGGG ATGGCGTGATAAATGTTGCTCTCTATCACTGTCTAGGACCGTCGATTCAGACCGCCCTCTTCAACGGACCGTTGGTGGTAATTGTCGCCTGGGCTATTGGCAAGCCCATGGATCTCAACTTTGAGATATTCATGATTTGCCTCTTGGTTCTTTCGATTCTCGTCGTCGGCAACTTTCTGCGAGACGGAGAGTCCAATTGGCTAGAAGGGGCGTTGCTCGTT ATTATCTACGCAATCGTCGCAATTGCCTGCTGGTACTATCCTAACCCAGATGTCGCCATATCTAACGGCGCACAAAGTTCTCAGGAGATCGATGTTGCATTGTTGAAGGACTCTATTCGTCTCATGCAGGAATACTTACAAAAAGCATCATAA
- a CDS encoding aminoglycoside phosphotransferase (similar to Metarhizium robertsii ARSEF 23 XP_007824088.1) — translation MPGSKRIVPQSQYRIFTALDYPQTKDIRALNSFHGGRVGSGKLVAIFLLNLATPTQPSKYLHHNSNHFADLDIGYILIQTITSGEMLSESWDENVDDVRLQDNLQRSLARIMLSLARIPLPRIGAFRLDDKGYLQLDNRPLNVMFAMHENEGIPLDISRDTTFSTTNDFVLQHLAAFDNRLLYQPNAISSCDDACYQMTSLTAARAIFPQMFRKDFCNGPFVFCFTDLHRSNIFVNEDWNVTCIIDLEFACSLPIEFVQPPYWLSGKLIDEIEPVGFAPKHAAFVDILEQEEQLQTNQTDAEPLSGIMRQAWRNGAFWATLAIRDPVAFTEIFYDRILPSYFSYSPEELEKADYSFYARLWRPDISSIIDKKLQDRDSYLERLNRVFTDSS, via the exons ATGCCTGGCTCCAAGAGAATTGTCCCTCAGTCCCAATACCGCATCTTTACGGCTTTGGACTATCCACAAACCAAAGA TATACGAGCGTTGAATTCTTTCCATGGTGGTCGCGTTGGTTCTGGCAAGCTCGTCGCTATATTCTTGCTAAATTTGGCTACCCCCACCCAACCTTCAAAATATCTGCATCATAACTCTAACCACTTTGCCGACCTTGATATCGGTTACATTCTTATCCAAACTATTACCTCCGGGGAGATGCTTTCGGAATCCTGGGACGAGAACGTTGACGATGTCCGCCTTCAAGACAACCTGCAGCGGAGTCTCGCTAGGATAATGCTCTCTCTTGCCAGAATTCCGCTCCCTCGTATCGGAGCATTCCGACTGGATGACAAGGGGTATTTGCAATTAGACAACCGCCCACTGAATGTCATGTTTGCCATGCATGAGAATGAAGGCATCCCTCTTGATATTTCCAGAGATACCACATTTTCTACAACAAATGATTTTGTCCTACAGCATTTAGCAGCCTTTGACAACCGGCTTCTCTACCAGCCAAACGCCATAAGCAGCTGTGACGATGCGTGCTACCAAATGACTAGTCTAACTGCCGCAAGAGCTATATTCCCCCAGATGTTCCGAAAAGACTTTTGCAATGGCCCTTTTGTATTTTGTTTCACCGATCTACACCGAAGTAACATATTCGTTAACGAGGACTGGAACGTTACTTGCATTATTGATCTAGAATTTGCTTGCTCTTTACCAATTGAATTTGTACAGCCTCCATACTGGCTTAGTGGTAAACTGATCGACGAGATTGAACCCGTCGGATTCGCCCCGAAACATGCCGCGTTTGTCGATATCCTagagcaagaagaacaacttCAGACAAACCAAACAGACGCAGAACCCCTCTCGGGTATCATGCGGCAAGCGTGGAGGAACGGGGCGTTTTGGGCCACGCTAGCGATACGAGATCCGGTAGCCTTCACGGAGATTTTCTACGATCGTATATTACCCAGCTACTTCTCTTACTCCCCGGAAGAACTAGAAAAGGCCGACTACAGCTTTTATGCACGTCTTTGGCGCCCCGACATCTCTAGCATCATTGACAAGAAACTGCAGGACCGGGACTCATATTTGGAGAGACTGAATCGAGTCTTTACTGACTCTTCCTGA
- a CDS encoding histone-fold protein (similar to Metarhizium robertsii ARSEF 23 XP_007822151.1): MTSKPEVHTQFTVSSACLCFGHLHNIWHGKSMPIQPFPTSLRRASGGTVKCQIIQFNVAAQNGTWLVYQLVEKGSKHVEGWFACHSDVDPEIEIDKIIRVSGSPYEGDSGSQFHDKKTVAAGVLPVNRYDWGWYDRRCQDQVREEAGETEQDPETIGCFEEVGLVDYGHAEEYVEKWKGVASRERENQPHGIWMTIGLEYMFGRFGFDDEHTAARSFLWFTSDTFFTHTTFRGMERTLKIYETDEQRFQRRLREGYNFDGLESLHEMAGYRSSLAGVVPSQAEALGPYDAADYILHATDVDAIRVRPRIGAPEFPTQWNAANIALLNNILMSYLEKFVAPASSAHDTTTSAAASLFPKREHVPSVDQFMYGFMTKPNSDSIEGYDRAAVGARVKRFLTRLCEDNSLIRDDGFVAGLVACVAYLASEVLELANNCRLDNRVTGIVPRHIRTVVINDNELFDVFRFSSMYWYGGVVGWVADDGQGNE, from the coding sequence ATGACTTCCAAGCCAGAAGTCCATACCCAATTCACCGTCTCATCAGCATGCCTCTGTTTCGGACATCTCCATAATATATGGCACGGCAAGTCCATGCCCATCCAGCCCTTTCCCACCAGCCTTAGGCGCGCATCAGGTGGGACAGTTAAATGCCAAATCATccaattcaatgttgctgcacAAAATGGGACGTGGTTGGTCTATCAACTTGTGGAAAAGGGGTCTAAACATGTTGAGGGTTGGTTTGCTTGCCACTCAGATGTCGATCCCGAGATAGAAATCGACAAAATTATTCGCGTCTCTGGATCACCTTACGAAGGAGATAGCGGGAGTCAATTCCATGATAAGAAGACTGTCGCGGCAGGTGTGCTTCCAGTCAATCGGTACGACTGGGGCTGGTACGACAGACGCTGCCAGGACCAAGTACGCGAAGAAGCCGGGGAGACAGAGCAGGACCCTGAAACGATTGGGTGCTTCGAGGAGGTTGGTCTTGTAGACTATGGACACGCGGAGGAGTACGTCGAGAAATGGAAAGGTGTGGCAAGTCGAGAGAGAGAGAACCAGCCGCACGGCATTTGGATGACCATTGGACTGGAGTACATGTTTGGCCGATTTGGCTTTGATGACGAGCATACGGCAGCGAGATCGTTCCTATGGTTCACGTCAGACACGTTCTTCACGCACACGACCTTTCGAGGGATGGAACGAACGTTGAAAATTTACGAGACAGATGAACAGAGGTTTCAGCGACGTCTAAGAGAAGGGTACAACTTTGACGGACTGGAGTCATTGCATGAGATGGCCGGCTACCGGAGCAGTTTGGCCGGCGTGGTGCCATCACAGGCGGAAGCCTTAGGACCTTACGACGCAGCGGACTATATTCTGCATGCAACAGACGTGGATGCCATCCGAGTGAGGCCCCGCATCGGAGCACCCGAGTTCCCAACCCAGTGGAACGCTGCAAATATCGCACTACTAAATAACATCTTGATGAGCTATCTCGAGAAGTTTGTCGCCCCGGCCTCGTCTGCCCACGACACGACCACTTCAGCAGCTGCTTCTCTGTTCCCCAAGCGTGAACATGTGCCATCTGTCGACCAGTTCATGTACGGCTTCATGACGAAACCAAATTCTGATTCTATAGAAGGGTATGATAGAGCTGCAGTTGGGGCGCGAGTCAAGCGATTCTTGACACGCCTATGTGAGGATAATAGTTTGATAAGAGACGATGGGTTTGTGGCAGGGCTGGTAGCTTGTGTTGCGTATTTAGCCTCCGAggtgttggagttggcgaaTAATTGTAGGCTTGACAATCGGGTAACTGGTATTGTTCCACGTCATATAAGGACGGTGGTGATAAATGACAATGAATTGTTTGACGTGTTTCGATTCTCGAGCATGTATTGGTACGGCGGTGTGGTGGGATGggttgctgatgatggtCAGGGAAATGAATAG